A section of the Streptomyces xinghaiensis S187 genome encodes:
- a CDS encoding DUF1996 domain-containing protein, whose translation MVDRLEKVPRQSRKEVSRELGRLDAQIGAAYKRLVENRRAAALDASWAKNSVLDPLASKRRASLDRIRIALERAGVTQAGLEKLARCGMKDGGTVRPGDGQQDGGEQDGGQDGGQQDGQNGGQGDGGQGEGEAPPPQVGPSPEDFVDINDVQPNVQEPEAQENASTGVFRSDCGVNENGKFNSDNIIVAPGVVNAAHHMHDYVGNQANDAFAVDEDLAQGETTCANQEDQSTYYWPVLRDLTGGDEADVNTPGGGLDGNVGKIITPAEVTMEFQGSPVGEVVEMPRFLRIITGDAKAFTNGTDNANSSWSCTGFEDRQIADKYPLCPEGSQVVRKFEFQSCWDGQNADSANHRTHVDFANEDGSCDEGFVAIPKLVQRIVYDVPEGTNFAVDSFPEQLHKPITDHGDFINVFSENLMAEAVECINSGQECT comes from the coding sequence GTGGTGGACCGTCTGGAAAAGGTCCCCAGGCAGTCGCGGAAGGAAGTCAGCCGTGAGCTGGGACGGCTCGACGCCCAGATCGGCGCGGCCTACAAGCGCCTCGTGGAGAACCGGCGCGCGGCTGCTCTCGACGCGTCGTGGGCCAAGAACTCCGTACTCGACCCGCTGGCCAGCAAGCGCCGTGCCAGTCTCGACCGCATCAGAATCGCCCTGGAGCGGGCCGGTGTGACCCAGGCCGGCCTGGAGAAGCTCGCCCGCTGCGGCATGAAGGACGGCGGCACGGTCCGTCCGGGCGACGGCCAGCAGGACGGCGGCGAACAGGACGGCGGCCAGGACGGCGGCCAGCAGGACGGCCAGAACGGCGGCCAGGGCGACGGCGGCCAGGGCGAGGGCGAGGCCCCGCCGCCGCAGGTCGGCCCCTCCCCCGAGGACTTCGTGGACATCAACGACGTCCAGCCGAACGTCCAGGAGCCCGAGGCCCAGGAGAACGCGTCCACCGGCGTGTTCAGGAGCGACTGCGGCGTCAACGAGAACGGCAAGTTCAACTCGGACAACATCATCGTGGCGCCCGGTGTGGTCAACGCCGCGCACCACATGCACGACTACGTCGGCAACCAGGCCAACGACGCCTTCGCCGTCGACGAGGACCTGGCCCAGGGCGAGACCACCTGCGCCAACCAGGAGGACCAGTCCACGTACTACTGGCCGGTCCTGCGCGACCTGACCGGCGGTGACGAGGCGGACGTCAACACCCCGGGCGGCGGCCTCGACGGCAACGTCGGCAAGATCATCACCCCGGCCGAGGTGACGATGGAGTTCCAGGGCAGCCCGGTCGGCGAGGTCGTGGAGATGCCGCGCTTCCTGCGCATCATCACCGGTGACGCCAAGGCCTTCACCAACGGCACGGACAACGCCAACTCCTCCTGGAGCTGCACCGGCTTCGAGGACCGGCAGATCGCGGACAAGTACCCGCTGTGCCCCGAGGGCAGCCAGGTGGTGCGCAAGTTCGAGTTCCAGAGCTGCTGGGACGGCCAGAACGCCGACAGTGCCAACCACCGCACGCACGTCGACTTCGCCAATGAGGACGGCTCCTGCGACGAGGGCTTCGTGGCCATCCCGAAGCTCGTGCAGCGGATCGTCTACGACGTGCCGGAGGGCACCAACTTC
- a CDS encoding response regulator transcription factor yields MRVVLAEDLFLLRDGLVRMLEAFGFEIAAAVESGPELSRALAELKPDVAVVDVRLPPSFTDEGLQCALAARRETPGLPVLVLSQHVEQLYARELLADGMGGVGYLLKDRVFDADQFTDAVRRVAAGGTAMDPQVISQLLSRRSRDRPMEKLTPREREVMELMAQGRSNTAIAGELFVTERAVAKHTSNIFTKLGLAPSDDDNRRVLAVLAYLDRGARE; encoded by the coding sequence GTGCGTGTTGTCCTCGCAGAAGACCTCTTCCTCCTGAGGGACGGCCTGGTCCGGATGCTGGAGGCGTTCGGCTTCGAGATCGCGGCGGCCGTGGAGAGCGGCCCGGAGCTGAGCCGGGCGCTCGCGGAGCTCAAGCCGGACGTGGCGGTGGTCGACGTCCGGCTGCCGCCGTCGTTCACGGACGAGGGCCTGCAGTGCGCGCTCGCCGCGCGCCGGGAGACGCCCGGTCTGCCCGTGCTGGTGCTCTCCCAGCATGTGGAGCAGCTCTACGCGCGGGAGTTGCTGGCGGACGGCATGGGCGGGGTCGGCTATCTGCTGAAGGACCGGGTGTTCGACGCCGACCAGTTCACGGACGCGGTGCGGCGGGTGGCCGCGGGCGGCACCGCGATGGACCCGCAGGTCATCTCCCAGCTTCTCAGCCGCCGGTCCCGGGACAGGCCGATGGAGAAGCTCACCCCGCGCGAGCGCGAGGTGATGGAGCTGATGGCACAGGGCCGTTCGAACACGGCCATCGCGGGGGAGCTCTTCGTCACCGAGCGGGCTGTGGCGAAGCACACATCGAATATTTTCACGAAGCTCGGTCTGGCCCCGTCGGACGACGACAACCGGCGGGTTCTCGCGGTTCTGGCCTATCTGGACCGGGGCGCGCGGGAGTAA